A window of Herpetosiphonaceae bacterium genomic DNA:
CTGTCGGCGAGCAGATCATCGCGGCGCTGCACGGCAGCCTACCGACGGTCGCGCTGCCCGCCGGAGCGATCGTCGTCGCCCACGACCTCACGCCCACGCACATCGCGCTGCTGCGCAAGCAATCGGTCGGCGGCATCGCTACGGTCGGCGGCGGCACGACGGGGCATGTCGCGATTCTGGCGCGGGCGCTGGGCATTCCCGCGATCTTCGGCATGAGCGAGGACGTGCTGGCGATTCCTGAGGGCACGCCAGCGCTGCTACGCGCCGACACGGGCCGTCTGATCGCCGCGCCAAACAAGGCCGATCTGGCTGCTTATCGGACGGATCAGGATCGAGCGAGCGCCGCCAGGCCGCGCCGCCGTGGGGTACGTGCGATCAACGCGCAGACCCGCGACGGAATACGGATTGAGCTGTGGGCTAACATCAGCCATCCCGACGAGGCGCGGCAGGCGCGCGAGCAGGGCGCGGATGGGATCGGGCTGCTGCGGACCGAGTTTTTGTTTCTGGATCGGGCCGCGCCGCCGAGCGAGGACGAGCAGTATCAGGCGTATCGTACAGCGCTGCGGGCTATGCAGGGGCGTCCCGTGGTTGTACGCACGCTCGACAGCGGCGGCGATAAGCCGCTGCCGTACCTGCCGCCGCTGCACGAGGCCAATCCATTTCTCGGACGGCGCGGCATCCGCCTGATGATGCGCTTCCGCGACCTGTTTCAGACGCAGCTCCGGGCGCTGCTGCGGGCCGCAGCCGAGGGCGATCTCCGCGTGCTGCTGCCGATGATCGCCACGCCCGCCGATGTTGCCTGGGCGCGGCAGGAGCTTGCGGCGGCGGCGGATACGCTGGCCCGCGAAGGTCTGGCCCATCGCGCCGCTGTGCCGCTGGGCATCATGATCGAAACGCCTGCTGCCGCGCTGACGCTTGACCTGCTGGCGCGCGACATCGACTTCTGCTCGATCGGCAGCAACGACCTGGCGCAATATCTGCTGGCGGTCGATCGCAGCGCCGCCGAGCTAACGAGGCAGTACGGCAGCGACGATCCGGCGCTCTGGCGGATGATCGGCAGCGTGGTTCGCGAGGCACAACGGCTGGGCATCGACATCAGCATTTGCGGCGAGATCGCCGCCGATCCGCAGACAAGCGTACGGCTGGTGGGGCTAGGCCTTGAGAAGCTGAGCATGACGCCCGCAGCGCTGGCGGCGGTCAAAGCGACGCTGCGCACGGTTTCGCTGGCCGAGGCACAGCGCGTAGCGCGCCTGGCGTGCGCCGACGGAGAGGCAGCGGCAGCCGCTTTTGATTAGCCACAGGGCCGGCCAGCGCTACTGCCGGGGCCGAATCCCGATCTCCTGCCCCTGCCGCAAGCGCCGGATATTGGCGCGGTGGAAATAGAACACCAGCAGCGTCGCCAGCCAGATGAACGCGGCAAACGCGGGGTGGAGGTAGCCCGCGTAGCTCACCAGCGTGCCAGCGCTCGCCGCCACGACGGTCGTCGTCAGCGATGCCACCGAGGGATAGCCCGACAGCCTGTAGATGATCGTCCACACCAGCACGCCGCCGAACGCCAGCGCGGGCGCAAACGCCAGGATCGCGCCGCAGGTGGTGGCAATCGCCTTGCCGCCTCGGAAGCGCATAAAGATCGAGTAGGCATGGCCCAGCACGGCGCTCAGCGCAATGCCCACGACGACCAGCGCAGATGTGTGCAAAACATGCTGCGCGAAATAGACCGGCAGCCAGCCCTTGAGCAGATCGAGCACGCCCGCGACGATAAAATAGCGAAAGCCGAGCGCGCGCCAGACGTTCGAGCCGCCCAGGCTGCCGCTGCCAACCGTCCGCAGATCGATGCCCCGCGCTCTGCCAACCAGAAAGCTGAACGGGATCGAGCCGATCAGATAGCCCAAGAGCATCAGTTCAAGCGCCATATCTTCCCCAAAGCACTGGTACGATGAGCCTGCTCGTGCGGAATGGAAGAACTTTTCGGGAAAGCATTGATACCAAGTTTCAAGTTTCGAGTTTCAAGTTTCAAGTTTCAAGTTCTGAGTTCAGGCCCTCACCCCGGCCCTGCGGGGCCACCCCCTCTCCCGTTGTGATAGGAGAGGGGGAGAATCTTTGCGCGGTTCTTTGTTCCCTTGTTCTTTTGTTCTTTGGCTCTTGGTTCTTGGTTCTTGGTTCTTTTATTCTCTCGTCCTCATGGCGCGCTATCGAACGTCGCCGGGCAACGGCACGATCGGCGCGGGCATGTCCTGCCTGCTGGTGCCGCGCGTATTCCGCGTGAGGTAGTAGCCCAGCGCGATGCCGGGCCGCTCGACCCAGCGCTCGGCCAGCGCCGCGCAGACGAGCAGCGCGCTCAGCCAGCAGAGGCCGGTCGTGAGCGGGCCGCCGATGCGCGGCACCAGCGCGAAGACCAGCGGATGCAGCAGATAGATCGAGTAGCTGATCGCTCCCAGGTAGAGCAGCCACCTGGGAAACCAGCGGATCGTGGAGCGTTGCGCGAGGCCAAAGAGCACAGCAGCGACCAGCCAGGCCGTGCCGATCGCCGGGTCCTGCCACGCGGTCAGCACGATCAGCGCCAGCGCCAGCCCGCCGAGCGCCACCACAGCCCGTCTTGATCGCTCCCGCCGCCGCACGTGGTAGAGCGCCACCGCGACAAACATCAGCGCCAGATAGTCGATGTTGCGCAGCGCGTTGGTGTTGGGCAGGCGAAGGATCTGGAGCACAGCCAGCAGATGCACCAGAAACGCCACCAGCAGCAGCCCGAAGGAGAACGGCAGGATCTTGCCCATCAGCTTCAGGCGAAAAAGCGCCGAAATCAGGAAGTAAAAGGCCAGCTCGAAGGTCAGCGTCCAGTAGACGTAGATCAGATGCGGATAGCCGAGAAACTCCTGCATCATCGTGATATTCGCCAGCACCGTCGCCACTGGCTGCGCCGCAAAGCGCGCCGCGTGCAGCTCCATGCCCGCCAGCGAAGTCCGGCCCGCCGCGTAGCCCAGCAGCGCGCCGCCGATGCTCAGCCAGTAGAGCGGGTAGAGACGGCACACGCGGCGAATCCAGAAGCGCCGCAAGGATTGATGGCGCTCAAGCGTTGCCGGAATAATCGTGCCGCTGCACAGGAAGAACAGGAGCACGCCGAACGAGCCAAAGTCAAAGACCGGCACGATCGCGAGCGTAGCAGACGGCGCGAGCAGCGGCAGCGCGTGAACCACCACAACGGCCAGCGCAGCGACCCCACGTAGGACATCCAGCACCGCTACCCGCGCGTGTGCCGGGACAGCCTGGGAAACAACAGCCGATGGAGCAGAAGGATCGGACAACCACGCACCTCCAGGGCGGAGATTACAACTGATTGCGCTATTATAGCGTGTCCCGGCTTCGGATGCTGCCCGGCAACAGTCTAATTGGTCGCTGGTACTTTGTGCATCAGAGCATGGCCGAACCAGCAGGCAGCCGCATCGTGTTGGCGATCGGCAGAAAGCACTTGCACGTTTTAAAGAGTTTGCTATAATATGCCCGCAATCGAACCTTTCTCCCATTGGATTAAAGATCATAGTCACGAATCGCGATGTTGGCTACCTGATGTGTTGTTGCATGCCAAGCGTAGCAGGCTCCACCTACATAGCGGTGGTATGCAGATGTTGCGGTGACAGCAGCGTATTCCCTGCTCACCTACTCGCCACGAGCGGGATGATGTTCTAGCGGTAGCAGAATATCCTTCCTTGTTCAGCTCTCGCCACGAGCAGGATACTATCGGAGCAGCGTTCAGGCAGAATGTTGCTTAATCAACACACCGGGTTTAGTTCGTCTGGACGGGATGGAAGCGCCGCCGAGGCATCACGCGCCCGTGTGAGCAGCTTTGAGGCTCCTTCCATAAGTTCTTGCTACCCCCCAACAATACTCACGAGCCGCCCCCAGAGTGCTCGTCGCGT
This region includes:
- a CDS encoding acyltransferase, yielding MSDPSAPSAVVSQAVPAHARVAVLDVLRGVAALAVVVVHALPLLAPSATLAIVPVFDFGSFGVLLFFLCSGTIIPATLERHQSLRRFWIRRVCRLYPLYWLSIGGALLGYAAGRTSLAGMELHAARFAAQPVATVLANITMMQEFLGYPHLIYVYWTLTFELAFYFLISALFRLKLMGKILPFSFGLLLVAFLVHLLAVLQILRLPNTNALRNIDYLALMFVAVALYHVRRRERSRRAVVALGGLALALIVLTAWQDPAIGTAWLVAAVLFGLAQRSTIRWFPRWLLYLGAISYSIYLLHPLVFALVPRIGGPLTTGLCWLSALLVCAALAERWVERPGIALGYYLTRNTRGTSRQDMPAPIVPLPGDVR
- the ptsP gene encoding phosphoenolpyruvate--protein phosphotransferase, with the translated sequence MRRVLRGSTAAPGSAYGPIVLLQMPSDLNHSPLAETTAPIERFQAAQLDVAAQLKRLSDELRAEGKPAEAAIFDGQALLASDATLTAEVTRLIAYEACALLPAVRAAATMLAARLSTLDDAYLRERAADVRAVGEQIIAALHGSLPTVALPAGAIVVAHDLTPTHIALLRKQSVGGIATVGGGTTGHVAILARALGIPAIFGMSEDVLAIPEGTPALLRADTGRLIAAPNKADLAAYRTDQDRASAARPRRRGVRAINAQTRDGIRIELWANISHPDEARQAREQGADGIGLLRTEFLFLDRAAPPSEDEQYQAYRTALRAMQGRPVVVRTLDSGGDKPLPYLPPLHEANPFLGRRGIRLMMRFRDLFQTQLRALLRAAAEGDLRVLLPMIATPADVAWARQELAAAADTLAREGLAHRAAVPLGIMIETPAAALTLDLLARDIDFCSIGSNDLAQYLLAVDRSAAELTRQYGSDDPALWRMIGSVVREAQRLGIDISICGEIAADPQTSVRLVGLGLEKLSMTPAALAAVKATLRTVSLAEAQRVARLACADGEAAAAAFD
- the plsY gene encoding glycerol-3-phosphate 1-O-acyltransferase PlsY; translated protein: MALELMLLGYLIGSIPFSFLVGRARGIDLRTVGSGSLGGSNVWRALGFRYFIVAGVLDLLKGWLPVYFAQHVLHTSALVVVGIALSAVLGHAYSIFMRFRGGKAIATTCGAILAFAPALAFGGVLVWTIIYRLSGYPSVASLTTTVVAASAGTLVSYAGYLHPAFAAFIWLATLLVFYFHRANIRRLRQGQEIGIRPRQ